GTTTTTAATCCCGAAAACGTTCCCGTCCCGGGAATTTTCAGAGGCTTATCTTCCGGAACGATATCGAACAAAACTCGTTGCTTCAGGCGATATCCTGGCACGTAGCTTTGGACCGATTTCTCCATTTCTAAAATAGATGTTTCAATTATGGATGTATCCGCCAATTTAGAAAGCACATAGATCGTGTCCCTCATCATCGGAGGAGGTTCCGCAGGATTCATCACAATGATAGATTTTCCTTTTTTTGCCCCTCCTACAAGTTCCAACGCTTTGGAAGTCGTTTCCGTAAATTCGTCGATATTCGCTCTTGTTCCGGGGCCGGCGGATTTACTACTGATCGAAGCTACGATTTCCGCATAATAAACTTCCGCGATCCTAGACACTGCGTATACCATGGGAACCGTCGCCTGCCCACCGCAAGTAATCATGTTGATATTATTCCGACTTATGCTCTGATCCAAATTCACAACCGGAACACAATAGGGGC
The genomic region above belongs to Leptospira fletcheri and contains:
- a CDS encoding acetaldehyde dehydrogenase (acetylating) is translated as MQEKVKTAILGSGNIGTDLMIKILKRSRYLEMGALVGIDQRSEGLARADRMGVPTTYRGVEGLLELPNFHEIEIVFDATSASSHIENERTLREANPNIRMIDLTPAAIGPYCVPVVNLDQSISRNNINMITCGGQATVPMVYAVSRIAEVYYAEIVASISSKSAGPGTRANIDEFTETTSKALELVGGAKKGKSIIVMNPAEPPPMMRDTIYVLSKLADTSIIETSILEMEKSVQSYVPGYRLKQRVLFDIVPEDKPLKIPGTGTFSGLKTTIFLEVEGAAHYLPSFAGNLDIMTSAALATGERIVELQNIKVQEVAK